Proteins found in one Thalassophryne amazonica chromosome 1, fThaAma1.1, whole genome shotgun sequence genomic segment:
- the LOC117520373 gene encoding C-X-C chemokine receptor type 1 — protein sequence MSFIIDLEDFLDIINDTIETNHTPYIVDPKTLSCEAQPLGFSAAVTMCIVHFSIFLLAIPGNLLVGCVICSRRQNLAPSDVYLFHLTVADGLLALTLPFWAIQAMTQRWLFGDFMCKFLSLILEANFYTSILFLACISIDRYLAIVHTTETRKSRQQMCSRLLCGAVWVLGWALALPALFNDAFQPHPDSNKIICSERYDIGSATSWRITTRGIRHIFGFFLPLIVMVTCYSITIARLLRTRGFQKHRAMKVILVVVAAFLLCWAPYHFTMIVDSILRADLVPFSCAMRISVDVALIVTHGLALFHSCINPILYAFVGEKFRNNLKLLLQKKLRKERMSGSKFSRSTSQTSEGSGSAL from the coding sequence ATGTCCTTCATTATTGACTTGGAAGATTTCTTGGACATCATCAATGACACCATCGAGACCAATCATACACCCTACATTGTGGATCCCAAGACACTATCATGTGAGGCGCAACCGCTGGGTTTTTCTGCAGCTGTGACCATGTGCATCGTCCACTTTAGCATTTTTTTACTAGCAATACCAGGGAACCTTCTAGTGGGATGTGTGATCTGCAGTCGAAGGCAGAACCTGGCTCCATCAGATGTTTATTTGTTCCACCTAACAGTAGCTGATGGTCTTCTGGCTCTGACCCTCCCATTCTGGGCAATTCAAGCAATGACGCAAAGATGGCTCTTTGGAGACTTCATGTGCAAATTCCTCAGCCTCATCCTCGAAGCAAACTTCTATACCAGCATTCTCTTTCTGGCTTGTATCAGCATTGATCGTTATCTTGCGATTGTGCACACCACTGAGACTCGAAAGAGTCGCCAACAGATGTGTAGCCGGCTTCTCTGTGGGGCGGTGTGGGTCCTTGGTTGGGCCCTGGCTTTGCCTGCTCTTTTTAATGATGCCTTCCAACCCCACCCAGACTCGAACAAGATCATTTGCTCTGAGCGTTATGACATCGGCAGCGCCACCTCATGGAGGATTACCACGCGAGGGATCCGCCATATATTTGGCTTCTTTCTCccactgattgtcatggtaacatgCTACAGCATCACTATTGCTAGGCTGCTGCGCACTCGAGGCTTCCAGAAGCACCGGGCCATGAAGGTGATCTTGGTGGTGGTGGCAGCTTTTCTGCTGTGCTGGGCGCCATACCATTTTACAATGATAGTGGACAGCATCCTGAGGGCTGATCTGGTGCCATTCTCCTGTGCAATGAGGATTTCAGTGGACGTAGCTTTGATTGTCACCCACGGCCTGGCCCTGTTCCACAGCTGCATCAACCCCATCCTGTATGCCTTTGTGGGGGAGAAGTTCAGAAACAACCTAAAGCTACTTCTTCAGAAGAAACTCAGAAAGGAAAGGATGTCAGGGTCAAAGTTCAGCAGGTCTACATCTCAGACCTCAGAGGGCAGCGGGTCTGCTCTCTGA